Proteins co-encoded in one Acidovorax sp. 69 genomic window:
- a CDS encoding zinc-dependent peptidase, with amino-acid sequence MPPLLNRLWSRVRATVAPVPDISATLWLQTLQRYPFLAALSLHDQSKLRALSALFLHHKEFHGAHGLLVTDTMAIDIAAQACLPLLHWGDPAKALDWYDDFVGIVLHPGEAVARRQTMDEAGVVHEHTQVLLGEAMERGPIMLSWQHIANAAENTARGHNVVVHEFVHKLDMKNGQPNGCPPLPAGFMGTRTGRAAYEAWWAAWEPAYEQFRERVILSERFSAERPWLDAYGATSPSEFFAVACEAYFVNRERFAQEFPALIPVLDAFFRRPAD; translated from the coding sequence ATGCCCCCTCTCCTCAATCGTCTCTGGAGCCGTGTCCGCGCCACGGTCGCTCCTGTGCCCGACATCTCGGCCACGCTGTGGCTCCAGACCCTGCAGCGCTACCCGTTTCTGGCAGCCCTGTCGCTGCACGACCAGTCCAAGCTGCGCGCCTTGAGCGCCCTCTTCCTGCACCACAAGGAATTCCACGGTGCCCACGGCCTGCTGGTGACCGACACCATGGCCATCGATATCGCGGCCCAGGCCTGCCTGCCGCTGCTGCATTGGGGCGACCCGGCCAAGGCGCTCGACTGGTACGACGATTTCGTGGGCATCGTGCTGCACCCGGGCGAAGCCGTGGCGCGCCGCCAAACGATGGATGAGGCAGGGGTGGTGCACGAACACACCCAGGTGCTGCTGGGCGAAGCCATGGAGCGCGGCCCCATCATGCTCAGCTGGCAGCACATTGCCAACGCCGCCGAGAACACCGCGCGCGGCCACAACGTGGTGGTGCATGAGTTTGTGCACAAGCTCGACATGAAAAACGGCCAGCCCAATGGCTGCCCGCCTCTGCCCGCAGGCTTCATGGGCACACGCACTGGCCGCGCAGCGTACGAGGCGTGGTGGGCCGCATGGGAACCTGCTTACGAACAGTTCAGAGAACGCGTCATCCTCTCGGAACGCTTCAGCGCCGAACGCCCCTGGCTGGACGCGTACGGAGCCACCTCGCCATCCGAGTTCTTTGCCGTGGCCTGCGAGGCGTACTTTGTGAACCGCGAACGGTTTGCGCAGGAGTTTCCGGCGTTGATACCGGTGCTGGATGCGTTCTTCAGGCGCCCTGCAGACTGA
- the mdeB gene encoding alpha-ketoglutarate dehydrogenase: MNAFTPHALLQQAPGATPDADPEETAEWRDAFLALVATEGPERARHMLQELVRLARAQRIDWQPDLNTPYVNTVAVQDQPVFPGDLAVEERVASIVRWNALAMVVRANQAYGELGGHIASYASAADLFESGFNHFFRAREGLGEGQHRGDLVFFQPHSAPGVYARAFLEGRLSEQDLMHYRQELTAPAAGAHGLSSYPHPWLMPDFWQFPTGSMGIGPISSIYHARFMRYLTHRNLLDCSQRKVWGVFGDGEMDEPESMSALTLAAREGLDNLVWVVNCNLQRLDGPVRGNGRIIDELERLFAGAGWNVVKLVWGSDWDGLFARDLTGALVRTLEGTVDGQMQTFAAKDGRFNRDNFFGQNPELAALAQGMTDEQIDRLKRGGHDLVKIHAAYAAASAHKGQPTVILAHTKKGYGMGTAGQGKMTTHSQKKLDETDLIEFRNRFNLPLTDEQATSLAFFKPAEDSAEIQYLRSHRQQLGGYLPRRESVCEALPVPPITSYAQFALQADSKEMSTTMAFVRMLGTLLKDATLGPRIVPIVADEARTFGMANLFKQVGIYSSVGQRYAPEDIGSVLSYREALDGQILEEGISEAGAIASWTAAATSYSVHGLAMLPFYIYYSMFGFQRVGDAIWAAADQRARGFLLGATSGRTTLGGEGLQHQDGSSHLVAATIPNCKAYDPAYAGEMAVIIDAGMREMVTEQRDVFYYVTLMNENYAQPDLPEGAAEGVLRGCYVFKSYSRLSDQRKSPISSNNVTLMGSGAILTEVVKAAELLAAEGVDVTVLSVTSWSELARDGVTCEQRWLAGEFASEPAWLTQQLAATHGPVIAATDYVRAVPETVRAFIPEGRKYVTLGTDGFGRSDTRAALRQFFGVDASSVAQAARRALAAG; this comes from the coding sequence ATGAATGCCTTCACCCCCCACGCCCTGCTGCAACAAGCCCCCGGCGCCACCCCGGACGCCGACCCCGAAGAAACCGCCGAGTGGCGCGACGCCTTCCTCGCGCTGGTCGCCACCGAAGGCCCCGAGCGCGCCCGGCACATGCTGCAAGAGCTGGTGCGTTTGGCGCGTGCCCAGCGCATTGACTGGCAGCCCGACCTGAACACGCCGTATGTGAACACCGTGGCGGTGCAGGACCAGCCCGTGTTCCCCGGCGACCTGGCGGTGGAAGAGCGCGTGGCCTCCATCGTGCGCTGGAATGCGCTGGCGATGGTGGTGCGCGCCAACCAGGCGTATGGCGAGCTGGGCGGCCACATCGCCAGCTATGCCAGCGCGGCGGATTTGTTCGAGAGCGGCTTCAACCATTTTTTTCGTGCCCGTGAAGGCCTGGGCGAGGGCCAGCACCGGGGCGACCTGGTGTTCTTTCAGCCGCACAGCGCGCCGGGCGTGTATGCCCGCGCTTTCCTCGAAGGCCGCCTGTCTGAGCAGGACCTGATGCACTACCGCCAAGAGCTGACCGCACCGGCCGCCGGTGCACACGGCCTGTCGAGCTACCCGCACCCGTGGCTGATGCCGGACTTCTGGCAGTTCCCCACGGGCTCGATGGGCATTGGCCCCATCAGCAGCATCTACCACGCGCGCTTCATGCGCTACCTCACGCACCGCAACCTGCTCGATTGCAGTCAGCGCAAGGTCTGGGGCGTGTTTGGCGATGGCGAGATGGACGAGCCTGAGAGCATGAGCGCGCTGACCCTGGCCGCGCGCGAGGGCCTCGACAACCTGGTGTGGGTGGTCAACTGCAACCTGCAGCGCCTGGACGGCCCGGTGCGCGGCAATGGCCGCATCATCGACGAGCTGGAGCGCCTGTTTGCCGGTGCGGGCTGGAACGTGGTGAAGCTCGTCTGGGGCAGCGACTGGGACGGCCTGTTCGCCCGCGACCTGACCGGCGCACTGGTGCGTACGCTCGAAGGCACGGTGGATGGGCAGATGCAGACCTTTGCCGCCAAGGACGGCCGCTTCAACCGAGACAACTTCTTTGGCCAGAACCCCGAGCTGGCCGCCCTGGCCCAGGGCATGACGGACGAGCAGATTGATCGCTTGAAGCGCGGCGGGCACGACCTGGTGAAGATCCACGCCGCTTACGCTGCGGCCAGTGCCCACAAGGGCCAGCCCACCGTGATCCTGGCCCACACCAAAAAGGGCTACGGCATGGGCACAGCCGGGCAGGGCAAGATGACCACGCACAGCCAGAAGAAGCTCGACGAGACCGACCTCATCGAGTTTCGCAACCGTTTTAACCTGCCGCTCACCGACGAGCAGGCCACCAGCCTGGCCTTCTTCAAGCCCGCCGAAGACAGCGCGGAGATACAGTATTTGCGCAGCCACCGCCAGCAACTGGGCGGCTACCTGCCGCGCCGCGAGTCGGTGTGCGAGGCGCTGCCCGTGCCGCCCATCACCAGCTACGCACAGTTTGCACTGCAAGCCGATAGCAAGGAGATGAGCACCACCATGGCCTTTGTGCGCATGCTGGGCACGCTGCTGAAAGACGCCACCTTGGGCCCGCGCATCGTGCCCATCGTGGCCGACGAGGCGCGCACCTTTGGCATGGCCAACCTGTTCAAACAGGTCGGCATCTACAGCAGCGTGGGCCAGCGCTATGCGCCCGAAGACATCGGCTCGGTGCTGAGCTACCGCGAGGCGCTGGACGGCCAGATTCTGGAAGAAGGCATCAGCGAGGCCGGCGCCATCGCCAGCTGGACGGCCGCGGCCACCAGCTACAGCGTGCACGGCTTGGCCATGCTGCCGTTCTACATCTACTACTCGATGTTCGGCTTTCAGCGCGTGGGCGACGCCATCTGGGCCGCCGCCGACCAGCGTGCGCGCGGCTTCCTGCTGGGCGCCACCTCGGGCCGCACCACGCTGGGCGGCGAGGGCCTGCAGCACCAGGATGGATCGAGCCACTTGGTGGCAGCCACCATCCCCAACTGCAAGGCCTACGACCCGGCCTATGCGGGCGAGATGGCCGTCATCATCGACGCCGGCATGCGCGAGATGGTGACCGAGCAGCGCGACGTCTTCTACTACGTCACACTGATGAACGAGAACTACGCCCAGCCCGACCTGCCGGAAGGTGCGGCTGAAGGGGTGCTGCGAGGTTGCTATGTTTTCAAGAGCTACTCGCGCTTGTCAGATCAGCGCAAGAGCCCGATTTCATCCAATAACGTCACCCTGATGGGTTCTGGCGCCATCCTGACGGAAGTGGTCAAGGCCGCTGAGCTGCTGGCCGCAGAAGGCGTGGATGTGACCGTGCTGAGCGTCACCAGCTGGAGCGAACTGGCCCGCGACGGTGTGACCTGCGAGCAGCGTTGGCTGGCGGGTGAATTCGCATCTGAACCGGCATGGCTGACGCAGCAGCTGGCCGCGACGCACGGACCGGTGATTGCCGCCACCGACTACGTGCGCGCTGTGCCCGAGACGGTGCGGGCGTTCATCCCTGAGGGCCGCAAGTATGTGACCCTGGGCACGGATGGATTTGGGCGCAGTGACACGCGCGCAGCGCTGCGCCAATTTTTTGGCGTGGACGCTTCCAGCGTGGCCCAAGCGGCGCGGCGCGCGCTGGCTGCTGGCTGA
- a CDS encoding Lrp/AsnC family transcriptional regulator: MKLDTLDLRILAELQADGSLSNVELARRVHLSPSPCLARVKALEAAGVISRYVALANAAELGLGLNVFISISLKTQSKEALADFERRIAEHDEVMECYLMSGDSDYLIRVALADIGALERFILEQLAPIPGVEKIRSSFALKQVRYKTALPLPSA; the protein is encoded by the coding sequence ATGAAACTAGACACCCTGGATTTGCGCATCCTGGCCGAGCTGCAGGCTGATGGCTCGTTGTCGAACGTGGAGCTGGCCCGGCGCGTGCACCTGTCACCCTCGCCCTGCCTGGCGCGCGTGAAGGCGCTGGAGGCAGCGGGCGTCATCAGCCGCTATGTGGCGCTGGCCAACGCGGCGGAGCTGGGGCTGGGGCTCAATGTGTTCATCAGCATCAGCCTCAAGACCCAGAGCAAGGAGGCGCTGGCCGATTTTGAACGCCGCATTGCCGAGCACGACGAGGTGATGGAGTGCTACCTGATGAGCGGCGACAGCGACTATTTGATCCGTGTGGCGCTGGCGGACATCGGGGCGCTGGAGCGGTTCATCCTGGAACAGCTGGCGCCGATTCCGGGCGTGGAGAAGATCCGATCGAGCTTTGCGCTCAAGCAGGTGCGCTACAAGACCGCCCTGCCCCTTCCCTCCGCATAA
- a CDS encoding DUF3014 domain-containing protein — MPDQEAAEFRPAPERTSPANWVAAGVLACAVAAGAAWWYWLRPAAFPAAPSPPVAAAPQTPVAPPPLPDTSGPQNPVDALAPADAALPTLAESDARVMALLAELLGRDKVASFLATEGFVRRVVATVDNLGRAQAPSRMWPVQPMPQRFTVDGEGNAPTTVAATNAARYNAVLTFAEAVPLDAAVALYARLYPLFQQAYEELGYPKRYFNDRLVAVLDHLLLAPEPQGPLRVKLTPVTTEVPNLRPWVRYEFVDPALESLSSGQKVLVRMGPANEARAKALIRDLRKRVATSEVARK; from the coding sequence ATGCCCGATCAAGAAGCTGCCGAATTCCGCCCCGCGCCAGAGCGCACATCGCCCGCAAACTGGGTTGCCGCTGGCGTGTTGGCCTGTGCGGTAGCCGCTGGTGCCGCCTGGTGGTACTGGCTGCGCCCCGCAGCGTTCCCCGCTGCCCCATCACCGCCCGTGGCCGCCGCGCCCCAAACGCCAGTGGCTCCACCGCCCCTGCCTGATACCTCGGGCCCTCAGAACCCCGTCGATGCGCTGGCCCCCGCAGATGCCGCCTTGCCCACGCTGGCCGAATCCGATGCGCGGGTGATGGCGTTGCTGGCCGAACTGCTGGGGCGAGACAAGGTGGCCTCGTTTCTGGCGACAGAGGGTTTTGTCCGCCGTGTGGTCGCTACGGTGGACAACCTGGGCCGCGCCCAGGCCCCCTCGCGCATGTGGCCCGTGCAGCCGATGCCACAGCGTTTCACGGTGGACGGCGAGGGCAATGCTCCGACCACCGTGGCCGCGACCAACGCCGCCCGCTACAACGCCGTTTTGACGTTTGCCGAGGCCGTTCCGCTCGACGCTGCGGTGGCGTTGTATGCGCGCTTGTACCCGCTGTTTCAGCAGGCGTATGAAGAGCTGGGCTACCCCAAACGCTACTTCAACGACCGCCTGGTGGCCGTGTTGGACCACCTGCTGCTGGCGCCCGAGCCCCAGGGCCCGCTGCGCGTCAAGCTCACGCCCGTCACTACCGAAGTGCCCAACCTGCGCCCCTGGGTGCGGTATGAGTTTGTGGACCCGGCGCTGGAATCGCTCTCCAGCGGGCAGAAGGTTCTGGTGCGCATGGGGCCTGCCAACGAGGCGCGGGCCAAGGCTCTGATTCGCGACCTGCGCAAGCGCGTGGCGACGAGCGAGGTGGCGCGCAAGTAG
- a CDS encoding alpha/beta hydrolase gives MLTLPLTFLQRPAASTTPRPWLLVLMHGVGSNEQDLFSLASQIPDRFHVLSLRAPFRMGPGSHAWFDFSIEPGGERSINEQQEAQSRALVAQAVTSAAEQLGIPPERVVVGGFSQGGIMALSLLLTQPALMQAALVWHSRLLPQVVPLTAPADALRGKQLWLSHGTHDNVIPLANAQAIAHHMAPLPVTVTYHEFPSAHEIRPSELAATVAWLESLSTTPTAF, from the coding sequence ATGCTTACTTTGCCGCTCACATTTTTGCAGCGCCCCGCTGCCTCCACCACGCCCCGCCCCTGGCTGTTGGTGCTGATGCACGGTGTGGGCAGCAACGAGCAGGACTTGTTCAGCCTGGCTTCTCAGATCCCGGACCGTTTTCATGTGCTGAGCCTGCGCGCACCGTTTCGCATGGGGCCAGGGTCGCATGCGTGGTTTGACTTCTCCATCGAGCCGGGGGGCGAGCGCAGCATTAACGAGCAGCAGGAGGCCCAAAGCCGCGCCCTGGTGGCCCAGGCAGTGACGTCTGCCGCCGAGCAACTGGGCATTCCGCCCGAACGTGTGGTGGTGGGCGGCTTCAGCCAAGGCGGCATCATGGCGTTGTCCCTGTTGCTGACCCAGCCCGCGCTGATGCAGGCAGCGCTGGTATGGCACAGCCGCCTGTTGCCGCAGGTGGTTCCGCTCACGGCGCCCGCTGACGCGTTGCGTGGCAAGCAACTGTGGCTGAGCCACGGGACCCACGACAACGTGATCCCGCTGGCCAATGCACAAGCCATCGCGCACCATATGGCGCCACTGCCGGTCACGGTGACATACCACGAGTTCCCCAGCGCGCATGAAATCCGCCCGTCTGAGTTGGCGGCCACCGTGGCCTGGCTGGAATCGCTGTCCACCACGCCGACGGCGTTTTAA
- a CDS encoding class III extradiol ring-cleavage dioxygenase: protein MSLSVHAPATVPALFISHGAPLFAIDAGTTGPALTQWGEGLRAQYPGLRGVVIMSPHWMARSPQVMTGPQPSTWHDFGGFPPALYQLQYPAPGSPALAQEVLGLLQAAGVAAQGDAARPFDHGAWVPLMHLFPQADVPVVQVALPAGAGPAEVYALGAALRGLRNEGVLVVGSGSMTHNLAEFFGGAREPAPYVLEFSRWIEAALSRGDMTALLNYRSQAPHASRAHPTEDHFLPIFFALGAAGDDLHAHYLSREVMYSMLSMDAFALEAAH, encoded by the coding sequence ATGTCCCTCTCTGTTCACGCCCCGGCCACTGTTCCCGCGTTGTTTATTTCGCACGGCGCCCCGCTGTTCGCAATAGATGCCGGGACCACCGGCCCGGCGCTCACGCAGTGGGGTGAAGGCCTCAGGGCGCAGTACCCCGGCCTGCGCGGCGTGGTCATCATGTCGCCGCACTGGATGGCGCGTTCCCCCCAGGTCATGACCGGGCCGCAGCCTTCCACCTGGCATGACTTTGGTGGGTTCCCGCCTGCGCTGTACCAGTTGCAATACCCAGCCCCCGGTTCACCGGCGCTGGCGCAAGAGGTGCTGGGCCTGCTGCAGGCCGCAGGTGTGGCCGCACAGGGCGATGCGGCCCGCCCCTTTGACCATGGTGCGTGGGTGCCGTTGATGCACTTGTTCCCCCAGGCTGATGTGCCTGTGGTGCAGGTGGCCCTGCCCGCAGGTGCGGGCCCCGCAGAGGTGTACGCGCTGGGGGCCGCCCTGCGCGGCCTGCGCAATGAAGGCGTGCTGGTGGTGGGGTCGGGCAGCATGACGCACAACCTGGCCGAGTTCTTCGGCGGTGCGCGCGAACCTGCACCCTACGTGCTGGAGTTCAGCCGCTGGATCGAAGCCGCCCTTTCGCGCGGCGACATGACGGCGTTGCTCAACTACCGCAGCCAGGCGCCCCACGCCAGCCGCGCACACCCGACCGAAGACCATTTTTTGCCCATTTTCTTCGCGCTGGGTGCGGCGGGTGATGACCTGCACGCCCACTACTTGAGTCGTGAGGTGATGTACAGCATGCTGTCGATGGATGCATTTGCGCTGGAGGCAGCGCATTGA
- the arfB gene encoding alternative ribosome rescue aminoacyl-tRNA hydrolase ArfB, protein MTPPLPLQVPEDEVEITAMRAQGAGGQNVNKVSSAVHLRFDVMASSLPEDVKERLLCLRDTRITQDGVVVIKAQQYRSQDQNRTDALERLNALVNTVAVPPRVRRATKPTYGSKQRRLEGKTQRSETKALRGRVRDGT, encoded by the coding sequence ATGACGCCCCCATTGCCACTGCAGGTGCCTGAGGACGAGGTAGAAATCACCGCCATGCGCGCGCAGGGCGCGGGCGGTCAGAACGTCAACAAGGTGTCCAGCGCGGTACACCTGCGGTTTGATGTGATGGCATCGTCGCTGCCCGAGGACGTGAAAGAGCGCCTGCTGTGCCTGCGCGACACCCGCATCACCCAAGACGGGGTGGTGGTCATCAAGGCCCAGCAATACCGCAGCCAGGACCAGAACCGCACCGATGCGCTGGAGCGCCTGAACGCGCTGGTCAACACTGTGGCCGTGCCACCGCGCGTGCGGCGGGCGACCAAGCCCACTTACGGCTCCAAACAGCGGCGGCTGGAGGGCAAAACCCAGCGCAGCGAGACCAAGGCGTTGCGGGGCAGGGTGCGCGACGGCACCTGA
- the aroQ gene encoding type II 3-dehydroquinate dehydratase — protein sequence MFVNKKTIFVLNGPNLNLLGTREPAVYGAATLADVEKLCADACERHGFALRFHQSNHEGALVDWIHEAGRLHAAGELAGVVINAGAYTHTSIALHDATKGTGITLIELHISNVHAREAFRHHSYMAAAAKAVMCGFGVLGYGLAIDGLAQLLAQPPAA from the coding sequence CTGTTTGTGAATAAAAAAACCATTTTTGTCCTGAATGGCCCCAACCTGAATCTGCTGGGCACGCGCGAGCCTGCTGTGTATGGCGCGGCCACGCTGGCCGATGTCGAAAAGCTGTGCGCTGATGCGTGCGAGCGCCATGGTTTTGCGCTGCGGTTTCACCAGAGCAACCACGAAGGTGCTCTGGTGGACTGGATTCATGAGGCAGGCCGCCTGCATGCAGCGGGCGAGCTGGCGGGCGTAGTCATCAACGCCGGGGCCTACACCCACACCAGCATTGCGCTGCACGACGCCACCAAAGGCACGGGCATCACGCTGATCGAGCTGCACATCAGCAACGTGCATGCGCGTGAGGCGTTCCGTCACCATTCGTACATGGCGGCTGCCGCCAAGGCGGTGATGTGCGGTTTTGGTGTGCTGGGTTACGGCCTGGCCATTGACGGCCTGGCGCAGTTGCTGGCACAGCCGCCTGCAGCCTAA